A window from Brachyhypopomus gauderio isolate BG-103 chromosome 6, BGAUD_0.2, whole genome shotgun sequence encodes these proteins:
- the dclk3 gene encoding serine/threonine-protein kinase DCLK3 translates to MTPVWKQRLAQETTRPKWKVADLRTSLPKCPNAVPRNALPSYTFGSKALKYHTAYRPSESSVIGSYGWGEPVVHRASGYHGRHAEESPVRPRIVTVVRPCGELSPRKISLLLNRRAVQTFELLMADVSEALGYPCWNSGRVRRLFSATGREIRSLSEFFHFDHAFLAFGNSRPTLSEVQAALNEVYPDNPGYCDSLLKLWERILRPKAAKADSGFHDDDPQADNSENVALDPPVSQPVANNLQPIRAQVRQKDKEGKQKGEREPWRRHVQPQTKAQNKEESGTERKKEPVYCWSCRGLGPPVPPIRTKQCAKWEGPNNQKKAPPSQAIRLENKSQQHQNREVQSDDVNNDSKTKVQNKVLFPVTQTEIPSGQSMLVSGWAERSDWQQGLPPDGTEVLPEEILHCYDLGGVVGDGNFAVVRECRVRGCSQTFAMKIVDKAKLQGRGHMIQNEIALMRSLAHPRLVKLLRSHHTHTHVYLLMELVAGGDLFDAIARSGQFTEPSAACMVQDISQALEYIHDKSIAHRDLKPENLLVQRHSSGSMSLKLADFGLAMVVTEPVFTVCGTPTYVAPEILAETGYGVAVDVWAMGVILFVLLSGFPPFRSPDRNQEELFRLIQKGEVHFISPYWDHVSNGAKVLIRALLEVDPNVRLTARQTLQNSWLQHATAQIDHKGEINANAIDKKDQLKASHRTDECNQLKSNYSKSLSLVVKADQINNNSEDNTDTYTPEHNRDASSNQKNQQ, encoded by the exons ATGACGCCTGTGTGGAAGCAGCGCCTCGCGCAAGAAACAACCAGACCCAAATGGAAAGTGGCAG ATCTGAGAACTTCCCTCCCTAAATGCCCAAATGCTGTTCCTCGAAATGCTTTGCCATCATACACATTTGGCTCCAAGGCCCTGAAATATCACACAGCCTACAGACCCTCAGAAAGCTCTGTGATTGGCTCCTATGGGTGGGGGGAGCCTGTTGTACACAGGGCGAGTGGCTACCATGGGCGACATGCGGAAGAGAGCCCAGTGCGGCCACGTATAGTGACAGTAGTTCGTCCGTGTGGTGAGCTGAGCCCACGCAAGATCTCCCTGCTGTTAAACCGCCGTGCAGTGCAGACATTTGAGCTGCTCATGGCCGACGTGTCTGAAGCTCTTGGTTATCCTTGTTGGAACAGCGGCCGTGTCCGACGTCTCTTCAGCGCTACTGGCCGAGAGATACGCAGCCTCTCGGAGTTCTTCCATTTCGACCATGCCTTCCTTGCATTTGGAAACAGCCGACCAACTCTTAGTGAAGTTCAGGCTGCACTGAATGAAGTGTATCCAGACAACCCAGGTTACTGTGACAGCTTGCTAAAGTTGTGGGAGCGGATCCTGAGGCCTAAGGCGGCCAAGGCCGATAGTGGTTTCCATGACGATGACCCCCAGGCTGACAACTCTGAAAACGTAGCCCTTGATCCACCGGTGAGCCAACCAGTGGCCAATAATctacagccaatcagagcacaAGTTAGGCAGAAAGACAAAGAGGGCAAGCAAAAAGGAGAAAGGGAACCATGGAGGAGACATGTCCAACCTCAGACCAAAGCTCAGAACAAAGAagagagtgggacagagaggaagaaagaaccCGTTTACTGCTGGAGTTGTAGAGGACTTGGTCCTCCTGTTCCCCCTATTAGAACCAAACAGTGTGCTAAATGGGAGGGGCCTAATAATCAGAAAAAAGCTCCTCCCTCACAGGCCATCAGGTTGGAAAACAAATCACAGCAACATCAGAACCGTGAGGTCCAATCAGACGATGTAAACAATGATTCAAAAACTAAGGTCCAAAATAAGGTCCTCTTTCCCGTGACCCAGACAGAAATCCCTAGTGGACAGAGCATGCTCGTGTCAGGATGGGCAGAACGGAGTGACTGGCAGCAGGGACTCCCTCCCGATGGCACGGAGGTCTTGCCGGAGGAAATCCTGCACTGCTACGACCTTGGTGGCGTGGTTGGCGATGGGAATTTTGCGGTGGTGCGGGAGTGTCGTGTGCGCGGCTGTTCCCAGACCTTCGCCATGAAGATCGTGGACAAGGCCAAGCTGCAGGGGCGTGGTCACATGATCCAGAACGAGATCGCGCTGATGCGCAGCCTGGCCCACCCGCGCCTCGTCAAGCTTCTGcgttcacaccacacacacacgcacgtctaCCTGCTGATGGAGCTGGTCGCCGGCGGCGACCTCTTCGACGCCATCGCACGGAGTGGCCAGTTCACCGAGCCCAGTGCGGCCTGCATGGTCCAGGACATCAGCCAAGCCCTGGAGTACATACACGACAAGAGCATCGCACACCGAGATCTCAAACCTGAAAACCTTCTG GTCCAACGCCATTCCAGTGGAAGCATGAGTCTGAAGCTGGCTGATTTCGGCTTGGCCATGGTGGTGACGGAGCCCGTGTTCACGGTGTGCGGCACGCCCACGTATGTCGCTCCTGAGATACTTGCTGAGACCG GGTATGGTGTCGCTGTGGACGTTTGGGCAATGGGGGTCATACTGTTTGTGCTGCTGAGTGGATTTCCTCCATTCCGCAGTCCAGACCGCAATCAGGAGGAACTTTTTCGTCTCATCCAAAAGGGAGAGGTCCACTTCATATCACCTTACTGGGACCATGTGTCTAACG GAGCTAAAGTTCTGATCAGAGCTCTCTTGGAAGTGGATCCCAATGTCAGGTTGACCGCCCGTCAAACTTTACAAAACAGCTGGCTTCAGCATGCAACAGCACAGATTGACCACAAGGGGGAGATAAACGCGAATGCGATCGACAAAAAAGACCAACTGAAAGCAAGTCACAGAACAGACGAGTGTAATCAGCTCAAATCAAACTACAGCAAGAGTTTGTCCTTGGTAGTTAAAGCAGATCAAATTAACAATAACAGTGAagacaacacagacacatacacaccagaACACAACAGAGATGCCAGCAGTAACCAGAAAAACCAGCAGTGA
- the zftraf1 gene encoding zinc finger TRAF-type-containing protein 1, which produces MSSMEERGELAVGAAPGSSSAGLGVGPVGGALDAGPGNAGLAGIQEEPGVRRDGSGSEADADAPPKKRVRLQEGDAGKLEERLYSVLCCTVCLDLPKASVYQCTNGHLMCAGCFIHLLADARLKEEQATCPNCRCEISKSLCCRNLAVEKAVSELPSDCSYCLKQFPRSSLDHHQSEECQDRVTQCKYKRIGCPWQGPFHELSAHEVECGHPSKTGIELMGILDEMDQSHRRELQLYNSIFSLLSFEKIGFTEVQFRPYRTDDFITRLYYETPRFTVLNQTWVLKARVNDSERNPNLSCKRTLSFQLILKSKVNSALECSFLLLKGPYDDVKIKPVIQHHVFSNDANETEYAPLPISDSVECNKLLAAKNINLRLFIFQIQK; this is translated from the exons ATGTCTTCAATGGAAGAGCGGGGGGAGCTGGCAGTGGGGGCCGCTCCAGGCTCCTCTTCGGCTGGGCTAGGCGTTGGACCAGTGGGGGGCGCCCTGGACGCCGGACCGGGAAACGCTGGTCTGGCCGGGATTCAAGAAGAGCCTGGCGTACGGAGAGACGGTTCCGGTTCCGAGGCCGACGCGGACGCACCGCCCAAGAAACGCGTGAGACTGCAGGAGGGCGACGCCGGGAAACTCGAGGAGCGTTTGTATTCCGTGTTGTGCTGCACAGTGTGCCTAGATTTGCCCAAAGCCTCGGTGTACCAG TGTACAAACGGACACTTGATGTGCGCGGGCTGCTTCATCCACCTGCTAGCGGACGCACGGCTGAAGGAGGAGCAGGCCACGTGTCCCAACTGCCGCTGTGAGATCAGTAAgagtctgtgctgcaggaaCCTGGCGGTGGAGAAGGCGGTGAGCGAGCTGCCCTCAGACTGCAGCTATTGCCTCAAACAGTTCCCACGCTCCAGCCTGGACCACCACCAGTCCGAGGAGTGCCAGGACag AGTGACACAATGTAAGTACAAGCGGATCGGCTGCCCGTGGCAGGGGCCATTTCACGAGCTCAGCGCCCATGAGGTGGAGTGTGGCCACCCATCCAAGACCGGCATCGAGCTCATGGGCATCCTGGATGAGATGGACCAGAGCCACCGCAGGGAGCTGCAGCTCTATAACAGCATCTTCAGCCTGCTCAGCTTTGAGAAGATTGGATTCACAG AGGTGCAGTTCCGGCCGTACCGCACGGACGACTTCATCACGCGGCTGTACTACGAGACGCCACGCTTCACCGTGCTCAACCAGACGTGGGTCCTGAAGGCGCGCGTGAACGACTCGGAGCGCAACCCCAACCTGTCGTGCAAGCGCACGCTCTCCTTCCAGCTCATCCTGAAGAGCAAGGTGAACTCGGCGCTGGAGTGCTCCTTCCTGCTCCTCAAGGGCCCGTACGATGATGTGAAGATCAAGCCCGTCATCCAGCACCACGTCTTCTCCAACGACGCCAACGAGACGGAGTACGCACCGCTTCCCATCAGCGACAGCGTGGAGTGCAACAAGCTGCTGGCCGCCAAGAACATCAACCTGCGTCTCTTCATCTTCCAGATCCAGAAATAG